Genomic segment of Parageobacillus genomosp. 1:
TTCTCCATTTTTGCGATGGGCGTCATGCCATATATTACAGCATCCATCATCGTACAACTGCTGCAGATGGATGTTGTTCCTAAATTTACGGAGTGGTCAAAACAAGGTGAGGTTGGACGACGTAAATTAGCTCAGTTTACCCGCTATTTTACGATCGTTTTAGGTTTTATTCAGGCGCTTGGAATGTCGTATGGTTTTAACCGTATGGCGTCAGGAGCGCTCATAAAAGACCCTGGCATACCAACCTATTTATTAATCGCAACGGTTTTAACAGCCGGAACGGCATTTCTTATGTGGCTTGGTGAACAAATCACTGCCAAAGGTGTAGGAAACGGCATTTCGATTATTATTTTTGCTGGGATCGTTTCCGGTATCCCTGCTGTGCTCAACCAAATTTACGCGCAGCAATTTGAAAATGTTGGCGAAGATTTGTTTTTGCGTATTGTGAAGCTTCTGCTTGTTGCGTTAGCGGTAGTTGCCGTTATCGTTGGCGTTATTTACATCCAACAAGCATTACGGAAAATTCCGATTCAATATGCTAAACGACTGGAAGGACGGAGCCCAGTTGGCGGGCATTCCACCCATTTGCCGCTGAAAGTCAATCCAGCGGGAGTTATTCCAGTGATTTTTGCTGTGTCGTTTCTTATTGCTCCACCGACAATTGCATCGTTCTTTGGATCGAATGATGTAACATTGTGGATTCGAAAAACATTTGACTATGCACACCCAGTTGGTATGGTCATTTACGTGCTATTAATTATCGCCTTTACGTATTTCTATGCCTTTGTTCAAGTCAATCCTGAACAAATGGCGGACAACTTGAAAAAACAAGGTGGTTATATCCCAGGGATACGTCCAGGGAAAAATACACAGGAGTATGTCACCAAAATTTTATACCGGCTTACCTTTGTCGGATCGATATTCTTAGCAGCAA
This window contains:
- the secY gene encoding preprotein translocase subunit SecY, with product MFRTISNFMRVGDIRKKIIFTLLMLVVFRIGTFIPVPNVNADVLKVQDQLNAFGVLNIFGGGALKNFSIFAMGVMPYITASIIVQLLQMDVVPKFTEWSKQGEVGRRKLAQFTRYFTIVLGFIQALGMSYGFNRMASGALIKDPGIPTYLLIATVLTAGTAFLMWLGEQITAKGVGNGISIIIFAGIVSGIPAVLNQIYAQQFENVGEDLFLRIVKLLLVALAVVAVIVGVIYIQQALRKIPIQYAKRLEGRSPVGGHSTHLPLKVNPAGVIPVIFAVSFLIAPPTIASFFGSNDVTLWIRKTFDYAHPVGMVIYVLLIIAFTYFYAFVQVNPEQMADNLKKQGGYIPGIRPGKNTQEYVTKILYRLTFVGSIFLAAIAILPVFFVNFANLPPSARIGGTSLLIVVGVALETMKQLESQLVKRHYRGFIK